A single window of Acanthopagrus latus isolate v.2019 chromosome 1, fAcaLat1.1, whole genome shotgun sequence DNA harbors:
- the lyl1 gene encoding T-cell acute lymphocytic leukemia protein 1 homolog — protein MMEKLNSTGIPASPPDLPRPSSSLSSSPSCASVEQHSPLQSKTLSDPTTSPHPANNTGHKGHTDVPIRSPIATTTVLTSHHAGKAAAPEPIVMETKEGEEEAEEEEEEERPGGPTSTTAQAASGSPTLSSPPPLLPAPAKTSPCALPPPTSAASFSSSSSSSPLPPHIPVISLGHSKPPLPLTNTPLTALHPIPNLLHGPHGDLRRSQMPCLPVTSPGASGSSVGSVGPSAASPGPLLSQQYLSAHPFFTSSYLGPSGGNYGVINNSRIKRRPSSHFEMEITECPPQKIARRVFTNSRERWRQQNVNGAFSELRKLIPTHPPDKKLSKNEILRLAVKYINFLVTLLNDQAQDKSRDSPEDEAEEESTTVGLDSNKLNPLFQCETPPPSRAAPPPSAHPASVTAHRDRDSTESVIALANSPATSSCYGDTDSEESFGAKSSLVTHGILGKVKGQMSMVAATNDER, from the exons ATGATGGAGAAGCTGAACTCTACAGGCATACCTGCCTCACCCCCTGACCTCCCtcgcccctcctcctccttgtcctcctccccGTCCTGTGCCTCCGTAGAGCAGCACAGTCCGCTTCAGAGCAAGACGCTCTCGGATCCCACCACCAGCCCTCATCCTGCTAACAACACAGGCCATAAAGGACACACGGACGTCCCGATCAGGTCCCCAATTGCCACGACGACAGTGTTGACCAGTCACCATGCAGGCAAAGCAGCTGCACCTGAGCCCATTGTCATGGAGAccaaggagggagaggaggaggcggaggaggaggaggaggaggagaggccagGAGGACCAACGTCCACCACAGCCCAAGCTGCTTCTGGGTCCCCAACTCTTTCCTCTCCGCCTCCGCTTCTCCCGGCACCAGCCAAGACCTCCCCATGTGCTCTACCGCCTCCCACCTCCGCCGCATCCTTCTCTTCGTCCTCAtcgtcctctcctcttcctccacacatTCCAGTCATCAGCCTCGGCCACAGCAAGCCCCCTCTCCCACTCACCAACACCCCTCTGACTGCCCTCCACCCAATTCCCAACCTCCTGCACGGGCCCCACGGGGATCTTCGCCGCAGTCAGATGCCCTGCTTGCCTGTGACGAGCCCTGGAGCCTCAGGATCTTCTGTAGGCTCCGTAGGGCCTTCAGCTGCCTCACCAGGGCCCCTGCTGTCTCAGCAGTACCTGTCTGCACACCCTTTCTTCACCAG TTCTTACCTCGGCCCCTCGGGAGGAAACTATGGTGTCATCAACAACAGCCGGATCAAGAGAAGACCCTCATCACACTTTGAGATGGAGATCACTGAAT GCCCTCCTCAGAAAATTGCCCGGCGTGTCTTCACAAACAGCCGTGAGCGCTGGCGACAGCAGAACGTGAACGGGGCTTTCTCTGAGCTGAGAAAACTCATTCCCACACACCCACCTGACAAGAAGCTCAGCAAGAATGAAATCCTGCGTCTTGCTGTCAAGTACATCAACTTCCTGGTCACTCTGCTCAACGACCAGGCACAGGACAAGAGCAGGGACTCACCTGAGGATGAGGCCGAGGAAGAAAGCACCACAGTTGGGTTGGACAGTAACAAACTGAATCCTCTTTTCCAGTGCGAGACCCCTCCTCCGTCCCGCGCTGCCCCGCCACCCTCGGCCCATCCCGCCTCGGTGACAgcccacagagacagagactcAACCGAATCAGTCATCGCTCTGGCTAACTCCCCAGCGACGTCCAGTTGTTACGGTGACACAGACAGCGAGGAGAGCTTTGGGGCCAAGAGCTCTTTGGTGACCCATGGCATTCTGGGAAAAGTCAAGGGTCAGATGAGTATGGTGGCGGCCACAAATGACGAGCGGTGA